The Lonchura striata isolate bLonStr1 chromosome 13, bLonStr1.mat, whole genome shotgun sequence DNA window TCTGGGGTGGTCTTGGGGGAAAGAAGGACTGCCagggaggggctggcagggtttggggagggggacacCCCCCAGACATAGGTAGGCAGGGAGGGGGGGCAATGGGTACAGGCAGGCAGGCACTAGGAAGGAGGGATGGGAGTGGGAGGTGGGAGGGTGGAGCAAGCCCCTCCTGAGAGCAGGGAGTAgcttggggggtctgtgcaaGTCCCTAGGGCCACCCAGGGAGAAGACTGAGGGGTTGAGGCTGTGCCTGGTGTGTGTgtacctgcagggatggggacctGTGCCCGAGGGGGGAGTCAGGCTGGTGGCAGAGGAGGGATTTCCCTTCTCCCAAGGTGCCCCTTAGTCTTTTCCAGCTGTCGGGGGTCCCCAGGGGTTTCCTTTGCATGTGCACAGTTGCAGCTGGTGCCTTGTAGGTGCGAGGGTGGCTGCCTCCCCTCCTTCCTGGGGTCTGTACttcatctgtgtgtgtgtctgtctgtgccAATCCCACACCCACCCCGCCACGCGTGGGGGTCCCTCGGGGTGTGTGGTGTGGACCCTTGCCAATACCCTCTTCCTGTCTTTATTAGCCACTGTACAACGGGGACGGTGATGCCAAATAAAAGCGCCATGGGATCCAGCGGCGTGGCTGCGTTCAGGCAGGACGGGGAGGGTCGGGGGGGTCACGACGGGCTCTGTGGTCCCTCAgcgcagcagccccagcacggcCAGGGCAGCGCTCTGCCCGCACACGAAGGCACCGCCGAGAACGGAGAGAACCCCCCAGGCgatgagagcagccctgcagcgaCACGAGCAGAGGCTGCCGGGGAGAGCTGACCTCAGTTACGGGCCACCCCTGTaccccagctcctctggctgtggggctctcTGCAGGGTCAGCCTCCCCTGCCTCACTCCCAGTCGATGGCTGAAGAGCCCAGCAGTCCCCCTGTCCACTGCAATGACACACAAACCTTGGTCCAAAGCCAGCAGATGCCACCACACGATCATTCCCAATTCTGCCTGTGCCCAGTGGCCCTGCTGACAGATTAGAGACCCACATCCCCCACCCTGTGCTCGGCACGACCATTCCCACACACCCCAGCTCCATCCTATCACCATATGcttccagccctgtcccctcccagctccagccccaagCCTGGAGGGAGCCCTGGCTCtgcacctccctgctccctcctccccaggcaCACAGCCCTCCTCGGCCCAGACTAAACTAAGCCCCTGGGATGCAGCACTCACCCCAAACccggctgctgctctgctgcagggtcCTCAGCACCATGCTCCTTCCCAGACTGTCCTGGGCAGGCTGGGACTGTCTCCATCACTCCAGCTCATGTCCCTTCTCCTCATGATGGGCTCATGCCCTGACAGGTCTCCCCAAGGGACCTCTCCAAGCCCTTGTCACTCACCTGGATGCCCCTGCTGGCCTTCTGCCTTGGCCCCTCCAGCACTTTGGCACCCCTCCCCAGATGTTCATGGGTCCCCAGAGCACCCTCCTGACCAAGACCGTGATGTCCTGGGCTGCTGCCTCCACCCACCACATAACCTCCATCCTCCCTCAAcctctgctgctcccccagGGGCACCATAGACATGTAAGCACACACTTATCCCAAACTCACCAGCACTATGTCAGCCCCCTGACATGGgttgctgctgtgtcccagaccctCCAGAGAGGAGCAATGATGGGGACACACCGCCCTAGCACAACAGACACTGAACACCTGATGGTTTCCTGTCCCTGCATCTCTGACCCCCAACCTGACCACCCAGGCCCCACTGGGTGCCCCACTGCCACCAAACTCCACAGTTCTTCTGCCCCTAAAGTCACTCTGGTACCTGGGCACCTCCTTGATGCCTGGACACCACCGTGGTATGCAGGGACAttcccaggcacagccctggtAGAGCATTTCCCTCCACGTGCAAATCCCACTCCTGACAGGGTTCCCACCTTGACCAGGGTGACCCCAAGGGTCTGCCCTGGCCATGGCCCATGGGATACCACACCCTGGCCCTGTCCCTACCCCCTCCCTTGCCCCCAGCACCGCTGAGCACGCAGACACTCACCTTTTGCGTGGCCCGAGGCTGCGGGTCCCAGTCACGCACAcgaggcacagccctgctgtcagTGCAGAAGCTCAGCCCCAACACAGCACCCCTCACCCAGCCTCACTGCATTGTCCCCCAcaagcacagccctgcaccccCAAACCTTCCCTGCAGCGATGCCCTTGGCACCCGTGCCTCCTCCCGCTTTCCTCCCTCCCCGTGCCTACTCTTGCCtgggaagatgaagatgaagaaggCGCTGATGCCCCCGATGAGCTCGATGACTTTGCCGATGTCGGGCACGAACAGGGCGATGCCCAGCGTGGCGGCCATCCAGGTGACCGTCAGTGCCACCCGGCTGCGCCGCTCGTGTGCCTCAGACACTGCCACGGCCCCGCGCTTCGGGGCTGCCCACAAGTCCTTCACCACGGATCTGGGAGGGAGGATTGTGGGGGCTGACGGCACCCAGGGGAGCTGCATCGGCTCAGGGGACACCCAGCTTGTCACCATTCCCCTCacctgcccagcagcaccacaATGGGGTAAATGGTGACAATGGAGACGCCAAAGAGCAGGCGGGCGACGATGACAAGCGGGTCATTCCCTGGGTAGGACATCAGTACATCGGGCGCCACGGCCTCGCCGAAGGTCAGGTAGCCATAGAGCCCTGctgacagggacatgggggtgGGTGGCCAAGCAGCGAGCAGGACAGAGGAATTCTGAGGAGGATGGATGAGCCAAGGGGAGAGGGGACCTCCAGGGCAAGGAGGAGTGAAGGGTTTGGTGCTGGGGTTACCAGTGAGGGAGTAGATGAGCAGGCAAATGAGCATGGAGAGCACAGAGACGGTGACCCAGTGGGAGAAGCTCTGGTTGCGCATGCTGCTGTAGATGGCCACACATGCCTCGTGGCACTGCAAGGCAAGGGGGGATGGTGCTGGGGCCCCAtgcaggcacagctcccaccCCCAGCATCCTCTCTCCCACCTATGGGTGTCCTGTCCCGTTCTGCCCCATTCCCAGGCACTTGTGTCCTGCCTCACAGCCACCCTCTGGTGACAGCCACAGGTCCCTTTTCCAGCAACCTGCCCTTCCAGGGATGGCATCCCTATGGTCTGGGACACCACTGggggctgccagcactgccctgacagctgcagccagaggagccaGGGTGACCTACCTGGAAGCCAAAGCAGATGGTGGGAATGACACTGAAGATGGAGGTCCAGGAGGAGGACCTGTGGCATGTGGAGAGGAAGCAGAGAACAAAAGGCATGAGCtctcatggagaaaaaaaacatgctGTAAACTGCGCAGCCTGGATGGCACTATGGGAATCTCTCGCCCAGTGATTCTGGGAGAAAGGGGTGAAAGCTGGGGTTGGGAGTTACCAACCACTGtgagttgtccccagctcaccCCCACCACACACAGGGCCCAGCaccacccctgccctgcctccagccctgcccccatGTCACTGCTCAGGCCACGGAGgtcagggcaggagggacaagGGGCTGACCCTCCTACCTGGAGGGCTGGGGCGACTCAGTCAAACGCAGGTTCTCTGCCTGCAGGTAGTATTTCAGGATGACAACCAGAGTGAGGTAGCAGGCAGCCACCGTGCCCAGGATGCTGTCAGGGCATGGGAGAGCATCAGAACACAGCCAGGAGGAACAGAGGAGAGGGgttcccacagccccacaggtTCCTGGGAGGTGGCAACCTGGGGTACCGGGTACCTAGGGGTGGGCCATCACAAGGATAGCCCAGGTGGTACCTGGAGTACTTCTGGAAGCCGATCTCCCTGGGGACAGAGAGTGGGAAGATGACGAGGACACAGAGAGCTGAGAGGGTGAAGCGCTGGTCCACGTACCAGGGGGGCAGCTGAGGGGCCTCACTCAGCGTCCCGTTGGGGTACAGGGAGTCACACACTGTGGGGAGGCAGTGGGAGGTCAGCTGCACCCTGAAAGATGGTCCAGGGAGGTCGGGAGCATCACACCATGGCAGAACCAGGGAGCCCCGTGTCTTTAGAATTTCCAGGAAAACCCTGAGGGGTGACCCCAACCCATGTGGGAGCACCTTCCCCTCACTCCTGAGAGCTGCCGACCCCAACCAAGTCCCAAACACAGTGAGGGGAAATAACTCACGTTTCTCCAGCTGGTCGCCCACCACCCTGAGGAGGGCCACGGAGATCATGAAGAGGTTGAGGAGGAAGCAGACCTCACAGAGCTTCCCCACGGCCGCCCCGCACACGGCCCGGACCACGCCCTGGTAGGTGGGCTGGGCGCTGCGGGCCGCGGCATAGCCCAGCACGGCCAGCCCGCTCACCAGGAACACCAGCGAGCCCTGCGGGCACAGAGCCAGCGGGAAGCACCACGCCgaccctcctccacccccagaCCAGAGCAGGACACAGCAGGCCCACGGCCAGGGACCAGGTTACCAGCCAGATCACCTTGTGGCTCTGGGTAACAAAGGTCAGCAAATGGATGGAGACACACCCTGACGTGGTACTTCGGgtttaggtttggggttttggtgcGTGTACGGGAGCAGACACCCATTTACTCCGAGTTATAAGCCAGCTACAAGCGTGGCTTCAGCTGCAAAGGGCATCCCTAAGGTGGCACCGCAACAACAACTTCAGGGTGTTGCGGGGGTCGGGAGGGGGGTGCCCGCCAGCTCCCCGAGCGCCAGAGCAGGTGCATCCCCTCCCTCCGCTCCCTCTCCGGACCGGCGCCCCTCGGCTGCCGCAGCCCGGCGCCCCCGAGTCCGCCCTTACCAGCTCCACCAGGAGGGCGGGGACGGCCCCGCCGGCCCTGCCGAAGGCCCAGGGGAAGCTCAGCAGCCCCGCGCCCAGCGCAGACTTGAGCAGGATGAAGACGGCGCCGGCGGAGGAGAGCCCGGGCGAGGAGagcccggcggcgccgcccggCGCCGGCAGCAGGGGCCGGCCCTCGGCCGCCGCCCGCTCCATCGCGGCGCTCCCGCGGGGCTGTGGCCCCTCCGCGGGgcccgggggcggcgcggggctgcggaccccccgcccccggccgtGGGGAGGGGGCGCTGGGCGGGAGGCGGCCGTGGGAAGCGCCGGCgggagctcagcccagccccgtCCTGCTCACAGCGCCCGCGGCACCCCCGGCCCGCGGGGCGCTCCTGCGCAGCACAGCCGCCCCTTCGGCTCCCAGCGCGGGACCGGGGCAGCTGGCTGGGGGCTCTGCTCTCACTTTGCCCGAAATTATCATCACCGCAGGGCTGGGCAGACTGAGGCCTCCCTCATCCTGCTCTGTTCACCCAGGCATGAAATTGCCACCAAAGGGCGTTATGGAGTGCCCCGGGAAGGGTGGAGGAAGGCAGCCGCAGCTCACACACCCTAACTCGCTGGGTGCAGCATCGATGAGGCCAGCACCCCTGcgagtcccagcagcagctaaAAGCCCATTGGTGCTTTCCTGCACTGGGAGACTTTGGAGAGGagccatcccatcccactccTTGCTCCACGCAGGCAAAGGGGATGCCCGGATAACGGGATTGGGCAACTGATGCTGCGGAGGATCTACATAGAGGAGGCTGCACCCCACAGGAATGAGGGGTCCATTCCCAACATAGgggcacacagcagctctgtgccactcctggcacaggccactgccccagggctcagcacaCAGGCGCTGGCGTTGGCTGACAGCCCCTAATGCATTTTTGATTTCCCAAATATGTGCCCTTCTGATCTTGGTAAGACGGATAAAGAGACTTTAATCAGCTGCTAGGAGGAATTATGGATGGCTAATTGTGCCTGCCACCTCCATTACATCTCTGCCGCCTACATAGCTTATAAACACTTAGAAGGGTCCTTCCAAGCCTTCATTAGCTGCACACCAAAGGCTTCGGAAATAATTGGCCTCTACGACTTAGAAATTAGCCACTGGGCTGTAAAATACCAGCCACTGGGAAAGGCTCTTAATTCGGACTGGTGCTTTGATACACTTGATTCTGGTTTCAAGGCTGCAGTGTAGCCTTAATCTCTCATTAGTGCTGTGATGAGGAGCAAGTCTCCTCATTAGCACCAACCTGAGAAGTGCCACCAAAGCTTTCCAGTTTCCTCTGATGGAAGAACCTCAAACCAAACAGGTGCATCCCATCTCACACACCAACACAGCAGACAGCTTCTCTTCTCAGTGGCTCCGAGCTCTGTCCCTTAtcatttcctctctttctcccATTTatctggggctccagcccctgggcTACAAGCCATAACCCGAGGGTCCCTGTGGGTTGGCAGCTTTACCTGCTGCTGTGTCCCTTTGGCAGGTGGAAGAAGGGCTGTTAATATTTTCCACATTATTACCTTTGAAGACTGTAGAAGGTACAAAAATGCAAATGGACAGTCCTTGTTTCATACAAATAAAAACACTGATCACAATTATGTTTTGCTACCTGCAATCCCTTCTGAGGTCTGGCACTTGAGATTTCACACCTCTACTGATAGATTTTTTACATCCTGGACAAgttgcacagctgctgctgactgGTCCTATGATGGTCCTCTCCCTAATGTCACAGCTAAGATGCTGAAAACCCCCTCCCTGTCATTATAGATCTGTGTTCAGAGAGGGAGGAGCAAGAGGCTCCAGCCCCATTGGGATGGCACAAGCAGCCCAGCCTTGGGACCATCTTCTCAGCCCTAAGAATCTTCCACTAGCGTCTCCAAAATAAAAGCTCAGTGCCTTCTCTGCTGCGACAACAGAATGTTGCCTCTTCCAGTGCATCCTCCAGAACAGAAATGTTGGAAAAAGGCAACCATTCTTCAAGTTAGGGAAAATTGGTTTGTCCAGTCTTTTTTGCAGAACACTCACAAACTCTATCCATGGCTCCATGACTACATGGAGCGAAGTTCTCTCCTGCAGTGCActtcccacagcccacccccatccctgctggTAAGCCCTAAGAGGATGGGTGCAGactgcccagcagggctgtccctgccgcctccttctccagccatgcccagagctgcccatgaACTCCCCCAGGACCATTCACCAGCACGCACTGCTTACCTGCCCAGGCTGCCATTCCATTCACAAATACGGGCAgccaccagctcctgcctccTAGGAAAAGGTGCTCATCTGGAGCAATGATGAAAGCAGTTGGCAGGGAAAAGCTCAGTTTCACTAGAAAAGAGAGAAGCTATTTCAATTATGGCAACATTAACTGGCACCGCACGGACAGGGGAAACTTGTGCCTACATCCTAATTTAAGCCAGTGACAATTCACAGGCTTTCAAGCAGGAGAAACTAAAGGAGACTGGGTTTTCATCTCTGTGATACCACATAGTGCTTTTAGGTGCCATTCCCATGACAGTTTCCTGTACAGCTCTTTGAGAGCTCTCTCCTTATGTGTTGCTGAGTTTTGAAGGTTTCCAGAACTCTGTTCTCACTCAGAGCAAGCACTGTTTGCATGACTGCCCAGTTAGTGCTCCAAAGAAGTCTGCAACTTGGGATACCACCGGTAAGGACAAAGATACGGTGGGAAGACAGGTGACATGAAAATCTTCTCTACCCAGCAATTTGCTCTCTTTGACTGCAAGTGGAAAGAAGAGCCACTTACCACACTGTCTTTGCTTCATATAGATAACATATTTATTGAAAAATCTGCTTCACCAACAACGGTGAAATCGTGaccaaaaattacaaaacatcATGGTAGTTggctttataaaaataaactgcagGAGTATGCCTCACTGATTTGTACTGGTCTCTCTCAGTCCCTTCCTCCTTTAATGGTGCATATTATACTCTTCAGCATAGAACCATTCTAGAAAATTGCATTCCATCCAAAAAAATGCACTTGATTTTCCTTAGCAGAGGTCCTTAAAGTGACTTTTCCCCCGCCCTCCCCAAcaataaatatagaaaatagcctctaaagaaataaattttagtttggtcagcttaaaaaaaaggtCCATTTTCCCCCTGTTGGGATATGTAGTGACTAAGCAGCCATTTAAACAGTATTCAAGTCTTTGGTGGCTTCAGCTGCTTAAAGCTGCAGTTTTATGTACAGATGATCAGCTGaggttctttttttctctccacaaACCAAAGACTATGAGATGATGTCAGGTGCACATTCACTGCACCTCCATGGGGAGCGATCCATCACCCTGGAAAGCAAGCAGTCACAGGAGGTCATCTTTGGCAAGGCAGAGCTTTCACACAGAGGGTGTCTTTGGTGGATGAACCTGCTGCATCAGCTGCGGCCGTTTCACGCGCGGTTTCCGTCTCTTTGGCCTGCTCTTTGCTTTGTTGATCTGCACCACAAAGAACGCCAGGACCACCATGGCACCGAGAAAGGCAAAGACAGGAATGGTCTGTCCCACATCCTGGTTGTACCGGCCTGGCATTATACCTAGAAAGGCAAAGAGGTTTGGAAGGCACAGTTACCACGTGAGCCACAATGGCTTTGTGGTGCTAATGCTATCTACCAAAAGGATCCGCAGCTAACTCTTGTTCAAAGCCCAGGCAGCCATTAATCAGATTACATTTCAGACAGAAAGATTAACAGCTGCAGACCGATTAGTGAAAATCAGATGGGATGCTAACATTACAGAAAAGCACCAACATTTCCACCTTGACCTATTTGGGCACATGAAAGCATAGCCCAGATTTCCCCTGTAACAACAGTCTTCTGTTTTGCATTAGAAGAGAGATGCAAACACTTGACCATAATCTTACTACTAAGTAATTGCTGTAATTCAAATCCTGATGGAACGAGGAAAGTGATTTCATGCTTGCTTGCTCCAGAGACTGTGCATACAGTGAGGATCAGCTAGAGAAACAAGCCCTTCAGTTTGACAGGTGTCTCTGGTCTAGCAGCTCAGTCTGGGAAAGAGCACATACGAGGCTTTCCAACTGCTTCCAGCTCAGCCTGCAATGCCAGTCTTGTGAAGGAGAGCTGCCCACCTGAAAGCTGTTCTGAGTGCTAGACATCATTTGTTAGTGTAACAGCTTGTCCAAGGCACCTCTAACAAACTCTTCTGGACTCTGCTTTTGTGCACACATAGAAGGAAATTTTAATTAGAAGTGGGAATGTGGTCACAGCTCCCAaggacaggagctgctgctgacccATCAGACTGAACAGCATCCAAACAAACCTCAACTATCAAAATGCACCCACCAAGATCTTCCTTCCAGTATATCATGCACACTTTCTACTGAACAAACtttcatatattaaaaaaaacttcatCAGACAGCCTTTAATAACACTGCCATACTATTATATGCATGTTTTTTACAACTGAAAATAAACAGTAGCCTCTCCTATGGCTGTactgtgttttgggtttttttttcaaagcttaTGCAAAAAGCATAGCCAAAACAGCAACTTTCAAACTTTTCAATATTTACCTCCAGGAATGTCCCATGCTCCACTTTCTCCAGGGGACAGTGGTCTCACTTGGGGTCGGTTTTGTCGAAAACTGGGCAGTGCCACTTTATCAAGGTCGATTGACAGTAATTTTTGATGTTTCCAAAGGTTGctaaaagaaatggaaagacAGAAGTGTCTGCCCATTTACTTCATTAATGCAAGGAATCTTGTAGGAACACACAGAGAAAGTGGCAATACATATACAACCTATGTATAACTCGCTAGTCTGGACCCAAATTATGACCCAATCAATTATTTAGGTTTTGCAGGTTGCAGGCCTACAAATTTAAATTCAGACACCACAGGGACACAACCTAGATTAGCAACTATGTACCAACAACTCTTTCTTGCACACAGACTTCCAAAAGTAACCAGCAGACAAGCAAGGGCTGTGTGCTGAGCACTCTCCTTCAAGGGACTAACAAATGGCACAAGAGAAGGCAGCACTAGGAAAGATGTCCAAGAAAATGCTTCAAAAAACTCTTTCCAAGGCACATGATGACAGTGGGTTTCATCAAGACTGTTCACTCAAAGTTGGAATCACTCAATCACAACAGTGACTtgtgaagttatttttaaaatccccaAGTTTCATAGTGTAGCTATTAGGTGAGTCAAAGTTATTCACTGAAGAGGCATTAATCATTATTTCCTCTTTGCAATCTGGTATTTTTCTAGGAAAAGGCATTACAGCTGTCCCTTTCAAAAGCAGctagaacaaattatttttcagctgaacTCAAAAGTGAGACTTCTTGTACAAGAAAGACATATACTAACCTGGGGGCAGTTTCATTCAAAGGCTGCGGTTTGGCCCAGGACAGGTGAGGACAAGCAGGAAGGGACCGGGGTTTAGGGTCTCCCAAATGAGCCTCGAGCACCTTTGAGTATCGATGCAAATGGTTACCTGCAACTCACAGCAGAGAAAGGCTTTGGCTTTTTTACCCAAAGACAGGCAAGATAAAAGTTACCAACACTGACCCTGGGCTAAACAGTGCTGCTGTAAAGCCAGGAGCTGTTTACAGTAACGAGGACCCACAGCTAAATATCAGAATTAACCTAAGGGTACCATGCAAAACAGTAGGAACCTGCACCTACCACAGCAGTTAATCCAAGTTTTTCTGGCAGTATGTGAGATAAGATTGAATGCTTTATAATGTTCTGTTACTAGCAACTAGAATGCCCCCCTACAGAACCAAACA harbors:
- the SLC38A8 gene encoding solute carrier family 38 member 8, with protein sequence MERAAAEGRPLLPAPGGAAGLSSPGLSSAGAVFILLKSALGAGLLSFPWAFGRAGGAVPALLVELGSLVFLVSGLAVLGYAAARSAQPTYQGVVRAVCGAAVGKLCEVCFLLNLFMISVALLRVVGDQLEKLCDSLYPNGTLSEAPQLPPWYVDQRFTLSALCVLVIFPLSVPREIGFQKYSSILGTVAACYLTLVVILKYYLQAENLRLTESPQPSRSSSWTSIFSVIPTICFGFQCHEACVAIYSSMRNQSFSHWVTVSVLSMLICLLIYSLTGNPSTKPFTPPCPGGPLSPWLIHPPQNSSVLLAAWPPTPMSLSAGLYGYLTFGEAVAPDVLMSYPGNDPLVIVARLLFGVSIVTIYPIVVLLGRSVVKDLWAAPKRGAVAVSEAHERRSRVALTVTWMAATLGIALFVPDIGKVIELIGGISAFFIFIFPGLCLVCVTGTRSLGPRKRAALIAWGVLSVLGGAFVCGQSAALAVLGLLR